The sequence GCTGTGCCGCCCAAAAGCGCCAGCGGCGCCTCGGCATCGGCGCGACCGCGCAACACACCGTCCATGGCCAGTTGCGGCAGCAGGATACAAGCCCAGAGCGCGCTCATTTCAATGCCATGCCGTGGCAGGGATCGGCTGGGGCGAAGCCAGGCCGCCACGACACTTGAGCACTCGCAACTGGGCCGGCTGGGCTTCGACCGCCAGGCGCAGTGCCGCCGGTGACGGATTGACGGCCTCGCGCAGTGAACGGTAGGCGAAGGCCAGTGTCTGGCCGGTCTCGGCGGCGACCTGCAGGCGTCGCAGGGCGCGGTCATCGGCGTGCTGCGGCCAGCACAGCACCGCCCCACAGCTGCCCGAACGCAGGCATTGCTCGGTGGCCCACAGGGCATCGCGGCCCTGTGTGTCGATGATCGTCAGCTGTCGCAGGTCGATACCGGCAGCCAGCCAGGCCTGGGGATAAGGCACATGAGGCGGCGCCACCAGCACCACGCGCTCATTGGCCATGGTCAGCCGTGCCAGGGTCGGCCAGAGCAGGCTCAATTCTCCAATACCCGGGTGGTCGACGAGAATCTCGCTCAGCGCCGATTCCGGCCAGCCGCCGCCCGGCAGTGCAGCATCCAGCGCGGCACATCCGGTAGGTTGCGTGCTGGACGATACGGGTTTGGTCTGGCCGCGCCACAGACGGCGCGCGTCGATTAGATGGTTGAGTGCGACCACGGATGTCATGGCGGAGTATTCCGTACTACTGTATATCAATACAGTATTCGGCCTGGCCAATATGCCGGTCAAGCTGGGCCGATGAAACGCGTCTTCGTAAAACCCAGTCTTTTTATTTTGGTTATAACTAAATGAATTCTTATTCTTTTATTGTTTTCAACGCTTCTGGCTA is a genomic window of Stutzerimonas stutzeri containing:
- the imuA gene encoding translesion DNA synthesis-associated protein ImuA, producing MTSVVALNHLIDARRLWRGQTKPVSSSTQPTGCAALDAALPGGGWPESALSEILVDHPGIGELSLLWPTLARLTMANERVVLVAPPHVPYPQAWLAAGIDLRQLTIIDTQGRDALWATEQCLRSGSCGAVLCWPQHADDRALRRLQVAAETGQTLAFAYRSLREAVNPSPAALRLAVEAQPAQLRVLKCRGGLASPQPIPATAWH